The sequence CAGCCGCTCCGCTACCGCTTCGGCCTCGTCGGCCAGGCGGGAAATCCGTTCGGCAAAGTGGCGCATATGAACCCGCTTGCTGAACTCCTTGATATCGGGAGACTCGAAGGCCTTGCGCTTGAGCCGGTCCTCCACCTCGTCGGCCTGGTGCTCCCAGAAGTGGACCTTATCCAGATGCTCCGTCACGCGGTAGAGCTCGC is a genomic window of Alkalispirochaeta americana containing:
- a CDS encoding DUF47 family protein is translated as ELYRVTEHLDKVHFWEHQADEVEDRLKRKAFESPDIKEFSKRVHMRHFAERISRLADEAEAVAERLAISTIKRTL